A single window of Myripristis murdjan chromosome 21, fMyrMur1.1, whole genome shotgun sequence DNA harbors:
- the LOC115380411 gene encoding activin receptor type-1 isoform X2, with protein sequence MNVSMELPARDVEVSSGRPVLRYQECVCEGSVCERGTRCAGQQCFSSLKMIDGMAVQQKGCLRDDEEGRATCATPPSPAHVVKCCQGHLCNMNVTVQAAGKEEEVKPQVKEEHECVCEGSSCVTGERCMGHQCFSSLTVNGGSLVYQKGCFKVYEQSRMTCKTPPSRDQIVECCHGHLCNMNSTVELPVQASQLPSYSVATLAIVIVAPVIVLIVLSAIAILVFRRIHHNQMERLTARDAEYGTIDGLIASNVGESTLADLLDHSCTSGSGSGLPFLVQRTVARQITLSECVGKGRYGEVWRGQWQGENVAVKIFSSRDEKSWFRETEIYNTVLLRHENILGFIASDMTSRNSSTQLWLITHFHEMGSLYDYLQLSTLDASSCLRMALSIASGLAHLHVEIFGTQGKPAIAHRDLKSKNILVNKNGQCCIADLGLAVMHFQDTNELDVGNNPKVGTKRYMAPEVLDDSIQMDCFESYKRVDIWALGLVLWEVARRTVSNGIVEDYKPPFHDVVPSDPSFEDMKKVVCVDQQRPNIPNRWFSDPTLTSMAKLMKECWYQNPSARLTALRIKKTLTKIDNSLDKIKTDI encoded by the exons ATGTAGAAGTGTCCTCTGGCAGACCAGTCCTGAGATACCAGGAATGTGTATgtgagggcagtgtgtgtgagcgtggcACTCGCTGTGCGGGCCAACAGTGTTTCTCCTCCCTGAAGATGATTGACGGGATGGCTGTCCAACAGAAGGGCTGCCTGAGGGACGATGAAGAGGGCAGAGCCACCTGTGCCACGCCGCCCTCACCAGCCCATGTTGTCAAGTGCTGCCAGGGCCATCTGTGTAACATGAATGTCACTGTGCAAGCTGCAGGGAAAG aggaggaagtgaagCCCCAGGTCAAGGAggagcatgagtgtgtgtgtgagggaagcTCGTGTGTGACGGGGGAACGCTGTATGGGCCACCAATGTTTCTCATCTTTGACGGTGAATGGTGGCTCTCTGGTGTACCAGAAAGGTTGCTTTAAGGTTTATGAGCAGAGCAGGATGACCTGCAAGACCCCGCCCTCCAGAGACCAGATTGTGGAGTGCTGCCACGGGCACCTGTGTAACATGAACAGCACTGTGGAGCTGCCTGTCCAAG CGAGTCAGCTGCCCAGCTACAGTGTGGCCACTCTGGCTATTGTCATTGTGGCACCTGTCATCGTCCTCATCGTCCTATCTGCTATCGCAATCCTTGTCTTCAGACGTATCCACCACAATCAAATGGAAAGACTCACAGCACGAGATGCTGAATATGGAACCATTGATGGCCTCATAGCCTCCAATGTGGGGGAGAGCACCTTGGCG gaTCTGCTGGATCATTCCTGTACTTCAGGAAGTGGCTCGGGACTGCCATTCCTTGTTCAGAGAACTGTTGCACGACAAATCACgctcagtgagtgtgtgg GTAAGGGCCGTTATGGTGAGGTGTGGAGGGGCCAGTGGCAGGGAGAGAATGTTGCTGTCAAGATTTTCTCCTCCAGAGATGAGAAATCCTGGTTCAGAGAGACTGAGATCTACAACACAGTGCTGCTGAGACACGAAAACATCCTGG GGTTCATAGCGTCGGACATGACCTCCAGGAACTCAAGTACTCAGCTGTGGCTGATCACTCACTTCCATGAGATGGGCTCCCTGTATGACTACCTTCAGCTCAGTACCCTCGATGCTTCCAGTTGCCTCCGCATGGCACTCTCCATTGCAAGTGGCTTGGCACACCTCCATGTGGAAATCTTTGGCACTCAGGGCAAACCAGCTATCGCCCACCGAGACCTTAAGAGCAAAAACATACTGGTTAACAAGAATGGACAGTGCTGCATTGCTGACCTGG GTCTGGCTGTCATGCATTTCCAAGACACCAACGAGTTGGATGTGGGGAACAACCCGAAAGTGGGCACAAAGCGCTACATGGCCCCAGAAGTGCTAGATGACTCCATCCAAATGGACTGCTTCGAGTCCTACAAGAGAGTGGACATCTGGGCCTTGGGTCTGGTCCTGTGGGAGGTTGCCAGGAGGACAGTCAGCAACG GTATTGTGGAAGACTACAAGCCACCCTTCCATGACGTGGTCCCTAGTGATCCCAGTTTTGAGGATATGAAGAAAGTTGTCTGCGTGGATCAGCAGAGGCCCAACATCCCAAACAGATGGTTCTCAGACCCA actttAACTTCCATGGCTAAACTTATGAAGGAGTGCTGGTACCAGAATCCTTCTGCCAGATTAACAGCATTACGCATCAAAAAGACTCTGACAAAGATCGACAACTCTctggacaaaatcaaaacagacatttga
- the LOC115380411 gene encoding activin receptor type-1 isoform X1 — protein MFLLVFIVLVLPYSSMEDVEVSSGRPVLRYQECVCEGSVCERGTRCAGQQCFSSLKMIDGMAVQQKGCLRDDEEGRATCATPPSPAHVVKCCQGHLCNMNVTVQAAGKEEEVKPQVKEEHECVCEGSSCVTGERCMGHQCFSSLTVNGGSLVYQKGCFKVYEQSRMTCKTPPSRDQIVECCHGHLCNMNSTVELPVQASQLPSYSVATLAIVIVAPVIVLIVLSAIAILVFRRIHHNQMERLTARDAEYGTIDGLIASNVGESTLADLLDHSCTSGSGSGLPFLVQRTVARQITLSECVGKGRYGEVWRGQWQGENVAVKIFSSRDEKSWFRETEIYNTVLLRHENILGFIASDMTSRNSSTQLWLITHFHEMGSLYDYLQLSTLDASSCLRMALSIASGLAHLHVEIFGTQGKPAIAHRDLKSKNILVNKNGQCCIADLGLAVMHFQDTNELDVGNNPKVGTKRYMAPEVLDDSIQMDCFESYKRVDIWALGLVLWEVARRTVSNGIVEDYKPPFHDVVPSDPSFEDMKKVVCVDQQRPNIPNRWFSDPTLTSMAKLMKECWYQNPSARLTALRIKKTLTKIDNSLDKIKTDI, from the exons ATGTAGAAGTGTCCTCTGGCAGACCAGTCCTGAGATACCAGGAATGTGTATgtgagggcagtgtgtgtgagcgtggcACTCGCTGTGCGGGCCAACAGTGTTTCTCCTCCCTGAAGATGATTGACGGGATGGCTGTCCAACAGAAGGGCTGCCTGAGGGACGATGAAGAGGGCAGAGCCACCTGTGCCACGCCGCCCTCACCAGCCCATGTTGTCAAGTGCTGCCAGGGCCATCTGTGTAACATGAATGTCACTGTGCAAGCTGCAGGGAAAG aggaggaagtgaagCCCCAGGTCAAGGAggagcatgagtgtgtgtgtgagggaagcTCGTGTGTGACGGGGGAACGCTGTATGGGCCACCAATGTTTCTCATCTTTGACGGTGAATGGTGGCTCTCTGGTGTACCAGAAAGGTTGCTTTAAGGTTTATGAGCAGAGCAGGATGACCTGCAAGACCCCGCCCTCCAGAGACCAGATTGTGGAGTGCTGCCACGGGCACCTGTGTAACATGAACAGCACTGTGGAGCTGCCTGTCCAAG CGAGTCAGCTGCCCAGCTACAGTGTGGCCACTCTGGCTATTGTCATTGTGGCACCTGTCATCGTCCTCATCGTCCTATCTGCTATCGCAATCCTTGTCTTCAGACGTATCCACCACAATCAAATGGAAAGACTCACAGCACGAGATGCTGAATATGGAACCATTGATGGCCTCATAGCCTCCAATGTGGGGGAGAGCACCTTGGCG gaTCTGCTGGATCATTCCTGTACTTCAGGAAGTGGCTCGGGACTGCCATTCCTTGTTCAGAGAACTGTTGCACGACAAATCACgctcagtgagtgtgtgg GTAAGGGCCGTTATGGTGAGGTGTGGAGGGGCCAGTGGCAGGGAGAGAATGTTGCTGTCAAGATTTTCTCCTCCAGAGATGAGAAATCCTGGTTCAGAGAGACTGAGATCTACAACACAGTGCTGCTGAGACACGAAAACATCCTGG GGTTCATAGCGTCGGACATGACCTCCAGGAACTCAAGTACTCAGCTGTGGCTGATCACTCACTTCCATGAGATGGGCTCCCTGTATGACTACCTTCAGCTCAGTACCCTCGATGCTTCCAGTTGCCTCCGCATGGCACTCTCCATTGCAAGTGGCTTGGCACACCTCCATGTGGAAATCTTTGGCACTCAGGGCAAACCAGCTATCGCCCACCGAGACCTTAAGAGCAAAAACATACTGGTTAACAAGAATGGACAGTGCTGCATTGCTGACCTGG GTCTGGCTGTCATGCATTTCCAAGACACCAACGAGTTGGATGTGGGGAACAACCCGAAAGTGGGCACAAAGCGCTACATGGCCCCAGAAGTGCTAGATGACTCCATCCAAATGGACTGCTTCGAGTCCTACAAGAGAGTGGACATCTGGGCCTTGGGTCTGGTCCTGTGGGAGGTTGCCAGGAGGACAGTCAGCAACG GTATTGTGGAAGACTACAAGCCACCCTTCCATGACGTGGTCCCTAGTGATCCCAGTTTTGAGGATATGAAGAAAGTTGTCTGCGTGGATCAGCAGAGGCCCAACATCCCAAACAGATGGTTCTCAGACCCA actttAACTTCCATGGCTAAACTTATGAAGGAGTGCTGGTACCAGAATCCTTCTGCCAGATTAACAGCATTACGCATCAAAAAGACTCTGACAAAGATCGACAACTCTctggacaaaatcaaaacagacatttga